One Pseudonocardia abyssalis DNA segment encodes these proteins:
- a CDS encoding type IV secretory system conjugative DNA transfer family protein, with product MNRALLRDAAAPLLLLSAIGAAALLCVDVWLAAGLASLSGTGTWVADGPDPLTVSTLLRDGPAAILSPDASTTVFATVLSTAILLEATAVVLIAFLLTGASSADDPQRSLLGRRELGDLSGDAAAERARRLRPSLDGDEPADRGLRLLSIGRRDVWMSWEDVGLVVMGPRANKTSALAVPTVLAAPGLVVATSNKADLWALTSGLRGRAGPVWTFDPQLIAHARQTWWWDPLRSIRDVEPAERMEAASRLAGHFMGTIGGNRRDPFFHSAAEQVLTSTLLAAALQDGGTVRDVVSWLQPGSRDAVAALDAAGALVEAADLESTLHGADVTTKGILQTARTATKALTSERILRWITPPHTWLSPPVDPPIELDMWDLLRAAQDGRATVHLLSKEGAGTAAPVVTALVDRILEAAELLAQARGGRLDPPVVAVLDEAANICPIRQLPQLYSHYGSRGIQVLTMLQSYQQGVGVWGEQGMQALWSAATIKVVGAGVDDHAFLQRLSGLIGDHDVEKTSTSIDRTRGASRQYSTAREPILPASVLRALPRDQAVLLATGRRAGLGRLHPWYRERDNTDISGYADIALEELCRAAAIALGPHNPVNLTRGTP from the coding sequence GTGAACCGCGCCCTCCTCCGGGACGCCGCGGCGCCGCTCCTGCTGCTCTCCGCCATCGGAGCGGCCGCACTGCTGTGCGTCGACGTCTGGCTCGCCGCCGGCCTGGCCTCACTCAGCGGCACCGGGACCTGGGTGGCCGACGGACCCGACCCGCTGACGGTCTCCACGCTGCTGCGCGACGGTCCGGCGGCGATCCTCTCCCCCGATGCGTCGACGACCGTGTTCGCAACGGTGCTGAGCACGGCGATCCTGCTGGAAGCCACAGCTGTCGTGCTGATCGCGTTCCTGCTGACCGGTGCGAGCAGCGCCGATGATCCACAGCGGTCCCTCCTGGGGCGTCGAGAGCTCGGCGACCTCTCCGGCGACGCTGCCGCGGAACGTGCCCGCCGCCTCCGCCCCTCGCTCGACGGCGACGAACCCGCCGATCGCGGGCTGCGGTTGCTGTCCATCGGACGCCGGGACGTGTGGATGTCCTGGGAGGACGTCGGACTCGTCGTCATGGGCCCGCGCGCCAACAAGACCAGCGCGCTCGCCGTCCCGACCGTCCTCGCCGCGCCCGGGCTCGTCGTCGCCACCTCGAACAAGGCTGACCTGTGGGCACTGACGTCCGGTCTGCGTGGACGCGCCGGACCGGTGTGGACCTTCGACCCGCAGCTCATCGCCCACGCCCGTCAGACCTGGTGGTGGGACCCGCTGCGCAGCATCCGCGACGTCGAGCCCGCCGAACGGATGGAGGCCGCGTCCCGCCTCGCCGGACACTTCATGGGCACCATCGGCGGCAACCGGCGCGACCCGTTCTTCCACTCCGCCGCCGAGCAGGTGCTCACGTCGACGCTGCTCGCGGCCGCTCTGCAGGACGGCGGCACCGTGCGCGATGTCGTCTCCTGGCTGCAACCGGGCAGCCGTGACGCCGTCGCCGCACTCGACGCGGCGGGCGCTTTGGTCGAGGCCGCGGACCTGGAGTCGACGCTGCACGGCGCCGACGTCACGACGAAGGGGATCCTGCAGACCGCACGCACCGCGACGAAGGCCCTGACCAGCGAACGCATCCTGCGCTGGATCACCCCGCCACACACCTGGCTGTCCCCGCCCGTCGACCCGCCGATCGAGCTGGATATGTGGGACCTCCTCAGGGCAGCGCAGGACGGCCGCGCCACGGTCCACCTGCTCTCCAAGGAAGGAGCCGGCACCGCTGCGCCCGTCGTCACCGCGCTGGTCGACCGCATCCTCGAGGCCGCGGAACTGCTGGCGCAGGCTCGGGGCGGACGCCTCGATCCGCCCGTGGTCGCCGTCCTCGACGAGGCCGCCAACATCTGTCCGATCCGCCAGCTCCCCCAGCTCTACAGCCACTACGGCTCCCGCGGCATCCAGGTCCTCACGATGCTGCAGAGCTACCAGCAGGGCGTCGGGGTGTGGGGCGAGCAGGGCATGCAGGCCCTCTGGTCCGCCGCCACGATCAAGGTCGTCGGCGCCGGGGTCGACGACCACGCCTTCCTGCAGCGCCTCTCCGGCCTCATCGGCGACCACGACGTCGAAAAGACCTCGACCAGCATCGACCGGACCCGTGGCGCATCCCGGCAGTACTCCACCGCCCGGGAGCCGATCCTCCCTGCATCGGTACTGCGCGCGCTTCCCCGGGACCAGGCGGTCCTGCTCGCCACCGGGCGCAGGGCCGGGCTCGGACGCCTGCATCCCTGGTACCGCGAACGCGACAACACCGACATCTCTGGCTACGCCGACATCGCACTCGAGGAGCTGTGCCGCGCGGCTGCGATCGCCCTCGGCCCGCACAACCCCGTCAACCTGACGAGAGGAACGCCATGA
- a CDS encoding DUF4913 domain-containing protein: protein MSSAAGAPDHDEQIAALTARVQALEAWRDHQTDLLDELINGMPTAEPASDPAPIEDLDADGLVSWVHQCITGIIARPLRGELMWCPRWWEHPEAILRMRALHRAWAELASEPGVAMSLWLRDHLDPCLRELLNPLGPFADCAHNERYRSLNGHTPLATLPTAAPDGPLEHTG, encoded by the coding sequence ATGAGCAGCGCAGCCGGCGCGCCGGACCACGACGAGCAGATCGCCGCACTGACGGCACGGGTGCAGGCCCTGGAAGCGTGGCGGGACCACCAGACCGACCTTCTCGACGAGCTCATCAACGGCATGCCCACAGCCGAGCCAGCGAGCGACCCCGCCCCGATAGAGGACCTCGACGCGGACGGCCTCGTGTCCTGGGTGCACCAGTGCATCACCGGCATCATCGCCCGGCCGCTGCGCGGCGAGCTGATGTGGTGTCCCCGCTGGTGGGAACACCCGGAGGCCATCCTCCGGATGCGGGCGCTGCACCGCGCGTGGGCCGAGCTCGCCTCCGAACCCGGCGTCGCGATGTCGCTGTGGCTCCGGGACCACCTCGACCCGTGCCTCCGGGAGCTCCTCAATCCTCTCGGCCCGTTCGCCGACTGCGCACACAACGAGCGCTACCGCAGCCTCAACGGTCACACCCCGTTGGCGACCCTGCCCACCGCCGCGCCGGACGGCCCGCTCGAGCACACCGGATGA